GCCGTCGTCACGGCATCGCCAACGCTGACATCGAAACCGAGAGTTGGAGCTCGCTCGCGCACATCGGATGATTCCAGGGCGCTTGCAATCTCGGCGCTCAGCTTTTCGACGATCTCGGCGGGCGTGCCGACTGGCGCCATGAACATGAACCAGCCCTGCAGGTCGACGCTTTGCAGCGTCTCCGCGATCGCAGGAACGTCCGGCAGGGAGTCGATCCGCTTGGCTCCGGCAACGGCGACCGGTCGCAGCGTACCTGCCTTGATGAAGGCTTCGGCGATGGACGCCGACTGGATCGTCACCTGGATGCGGCCCGAGATCGCGTCCTGCACCGCATTCGTGGTCGTGTTGTAGGGGATGAGCACAAAGCCGGTTCCGGCGCTCTTGTTGATGGCTTGAGCGATCAGGCCCGAGAGATTGCGCGCACCATCGACGGCCAGACTCAATGAACCCGGCGCCGACTTCTCGAGCTTGATCAACTCCGGCAGCGTATTGGCCTTCACCTCGGGATTGACGAGGAGGACGTGGTTGCTCTTGGCAGCCATCGCGACCGGCACGAAGTCCTTCACGGGGTCGTAGGGCAGTTTCTTGAACGTGTAGGGATTGGTGACGAGCGCGGCCGACGTGGCAAACAGGAACGTGTAGCCGTCCGGCGCCGCACGGGCGACGGACTGCGTGCCGACGAGGTTTGCGGCACCCGGACGATTCTCGACCACGAATTGCTGCCCGAGGGTCCGCGAGAGCTTTTCGGTGATGAGGCGGCACATCACGTCCGGGCTGTTGCCCGCCGGCTGCGGCACGACGATGGTCACCGGCCTCTGCGGCCAGGGCTGCGCCAAGGCCGGAAGAGAGAAACAAAGCGCGGCGGCGGCGAGCAGCAGACGACGGGATAGTGCGGACATGATGTTCCTCCCTGAAAGATTCCGCTTTGCGGGTTTTATTGATCGTTCGCACGCCGTCGCCGGCGGCCGTCGTTCGATCAGGTTTCGTCTGCGACGACGTTCCTGAGCACGCCGAGGCGTTCGACCTCGATCTCGACGACGTCGCCGGGCTTCATCCAGAGCGGCGGCTCGCGCCGCGCGCCGACGCCACCCGGGGTGCCGCTGACGATGACGTCGCCGGGCTCGAGCCGCGTGAACGTGGAGCAGTATTCGATCTGGCGCGGGATATCGAAGATCATCTGCTTGATCAGCGCTTCCTGCATGACCTGTCCGTTGAGGCGGGTCTGCAGCTTGAGCTCGCCGAGCGGACCGAGCTCGTCCGACGTCATCATCCAGGGCCCGAATGCACCGGTGTCCGGAAAGTTCTTGCCCGGCGTGAACTGATGGGTGTGACGCTGGAAATCGCGGATGCTGCCGTCATTGTAGCAGGAATAGCCCACGACATGATCCATGGCGTC
The genomic region above belongs to Bradyrhizobium arachidis and contains:
- a CDS encoding Bug family tripartite tricarboxylate transporter substrate binding protein, which produces MSALSRRLLLAAAALCFSLPALAQPWPQRPVTIVVPQPAGNSPDVMCRLITEKLSRTLGQQFVVENRPGAANLVGTQSVARAAPDGYTFLFATSAALVTNPYTFKKLPYDPVKDFVPVAMAAKSNHVLLVNPEVKANTLPELIKLEKSAPGSLSLAVDGARNLSGLIAQAINKSAGTGFVLIPYNTTTNAVQDAISGRIQVTIQSASIAEAFIKAGTLRPVAVAGAKRIDSLPDVPAIAETLQSVDLQGWFMFMAPVGTPAEIVEKLSAEIASALESSDVRERAPTLGFDVSVGDAVTTAGAKRFLDQQLASSGKIIQGLGIEPE